From one Populus alba chromosome 17, ASM523922v2, whole genome shotgun sequence genomic stretch:
- the LOC118042705 gene encoding LOW QUALITY PROTEIN: cytochrome P450 85A (The sequence of the model RefSeq protein was modified relative to this genomic sequence to represent the inferred CDS: substituted 2 bases at 2 genomic stop codons), with translation MAVLLMVLVAVLFLFCISSALLRLNEVRYRKKGLPPGTMGWPVFGETTEFLKQGPNFMKNQRARYGSIFKSHILGCPTIVSMDPELNRYILMNEGKGLVPGYPQSMLDILGNRNIAAVHGSTHKYMRGALLSLISPTMIRQQLLPTIDEFMRNHLSCWDSKIIDIQQMTKEMALLSALKQIAGSDSCSISQAFMPEFFRLVLGTLSLPIDLPGTNYRQGVQARKNIVSMLRQLIDGRRASKLYHQDMLGRLMRTEENRFKLTDEEIIDQIITILYSGYETVSTTSMMAVKYLHDHPRVLQELRKEHLAIREKKRPEDPIDLNDLKSMRFTRAVIFETSRLATIVNGVLRKELLKEMELKXXLYSPLFSGFVIPKGWRIYVYTREINYDPYLYPDPFSFNPWRWLDKSLESQNYLFIFGGGTRQCPGKELGIAEISTFLHYFVTRYRWEEVGGDSLMKFPRVEAPKGLHIRVSSH, from the exons ATGGCAGTTCTCTTGATGGTTCTTGTGGCGGTTCTCTTTTTGTTCTGTATCTCCTCTGCTTTGCTGAGGTTGAACGAGGTGAGATATAGGAAGAAAGGGTTGCCTCCAGGTACTATGGGATGGCCGGTCTTTGGAGAGACCACTGAGTTCCTAAAGCAAGGTCCAAACTTCATGAAGAATCAGAGAGCAAG GTATGGGAGTattttcaaatcccacattctGGGGTGTCCTACCATTGTTTCCATGGATCCAGAGCTCAATCGATACATCCTCATGAACGAGGGCAAGGGCCTTGTTCCTGGTTACCCTCAGTCCATGCTTGATATCTTAGGCAACCGCAACATTGCAGCAGTTCATGGCTCCACTCACAAGTACATGAGAGGGGCATTATTATCCCTCATTAGCCCCACCATGATCAGACAACAACTTTTGCCAACAATCGATGAGTTCATGAGAAACCACCTCAGTTGCTGGGATTCCAAAATTATTGACATTCAACAAATGACTAAGGAG ATGGCACTTCTCTCTGCACTTAAGCAAATTGCTGGCTCTGATTCTTGCTCAATATCTCAAGCATTCATGCCTGAGTTTTTCAGGCTCGTTTTAGGCACTTTGTCATTGCCAATTGACCTTCCTGGCACAAATTATCGACAGGGAGTCCAG gcaagaaaaaatattgtaagCATGTTAAGGCAGCTAATAGACGGGAGGAGGGCATCGAAATTATACCACCAGGACATGCTTGGTCGACTTATGAGAACTGAAGAAAACAGATTTAAACTAACAGATGAAGAGATAATCGATCAGATAATCACAATTTTGTACTCTGGCTACGAAACGGTTTCGACTACTTCAATGATGGCAGTCAAGTATCTGCATGATCACCCAAGAGTTCTTCAGGAGCTAAGA AAAGAGCATTTGGcaattagagaaaagaaaaggcctgAGGATCCAATCGATTTAAATGACCTTAAATCGATGCGTTTTACTCGTGCC GTGATTTTTGAGACCTCAAGATTGGCTACAATAGTAAATGGGGTTTTGAGGAAAGAACTACTAAAAGAAATGGAACTAAAATAGTga CTTTACTCTCCGTTGTTTTCAGGATTTGTGATTCCAAAAGGATGGAGAATCTACGTTTACACAAGGGAGATAAACTATGATCCATATTTATATCCTGACCCATTCTCCTTTAACCCATGGAGATGGCTG GACAAAAGTTTGGAGTCTCAAAACTATCTCTTCATTTTTGGAGGAGGTACCAGGCAGTGTCCAGGGAAGGAGCTAGGAATAGCTGAGATTTCAACTTTCCTTCATTATTTTGTAACTAGATACAG ATGGGAAGAGGTTGGAGGAGACTCATTAATGAAATTTCCAAGAGTTGAAGCACCAAAGGGGCTACACATTAGGGTCTCATCTCACTAA
- the LOC118042741 gene encoding uncharacterized protein, with amino-acid sequence MPEEEEEEEEERWILCGTRKMNCVACEPVSVALSALNLAIQFHGWVSFFILRYYKLQLTPSKKTYYEYTGLWPIYGILSMNSWFWSAVFHSRDVELTEKLDCSSAVALGFSPILAILRAFNMRDEAARVMVSAPIIAFVTTHILYLNFYNLDYINGKFMKLLLGRGEYDGEDERKGWT; translated from the exons ATgccggaggaggaggaggaggaggaggaggagagatgGATATTGTGTGGCACTAGAAAGATGAACTGCGTTGCATGT GAACCTGTTTCTGTTGCTCTCTCTGCACTCAATCTTGCCATTCAGTTTCATGGTTGGGTATCCTTTTTCATCCTAAGATACTATAAGTTGCAACTGACACCAAGTAAGAAGACTTACTATGAATATACTGGCTTGTGGCCCATCTATGGAATTCTATCGATGAACTCGTGGTTCTGGAGTGCTGTTTTCCACAGTCG AGATGTTGAGTTGACCGAGAAACTAGATTGTTCATCTGCTGTGGC CCTAGGGTTTTCCCCTATTCTAGCAATACTACGAGCTTTCAACATGAGAGATGAGGCTGCCAGGGTCATGGTCTCTGCTCCAATAATTGCATTTGTTACTACACATATCTTATATCTGAACTTCTACAACCTGGATTACA TAAATGGGAAGTTTATGAAGTTATTGCTAGGGAGAGGAGAATATGATGGAGAAGATGAGAGGAAGGGATGGACTTAG
- the LOC118042706 gene encoding UDP-arabinopyranose mutase 1: MVEPATDTKTAAKVVPLLKDELDIVIPTIRNLDFLEMWRPFFEPYHLIIVQDGDPSRTIKVPEGFDYELYNRNDINKILGPKASCISFKDSACRCFGYMVSKKKYIFTIDDDCFVAKDPSGKAINALEQHIKNILSPSTPFFFNTLYDPYRDGADFVRGYPFSLREGVPTAVSHGLWLNIPDYDAPTQLVKPLERNTRYVDAVLTIPKGTLFPMCGMNLCFDRDLIGPAMYFGLMGDGQPIGRYDDMWAGWCTKVICDHLGLGVKTGLPYIYHSKASNPFVNLKKEYKGIFWQEEIIPFFQAATLSKDCTTVQKCYIELSKQVKEKLGKVDPYFDKLADAMVTWIEAWDELNPSGASAKATNGKA; this comes from the exons ATGGTTGAGCCTGCAACTGACACAAAAACAGCAGCAAAGGTTGTACCTTTATTGAAAGATGAGCTTGACATTGTTATACCAACCATAAGGAACTTGGATTTCTTGGAGATGTGGAGGCCGTTCTTTGAGCCATACCATCTTATCATCGTTCAAGACGGTGATCCATCTAGGACTATTAAGGTCCCTGAGGGTTTTGATTATGAGCTTTATAATAGGAATGATATTAACAAGATTCTTGGTCCCAAGGCCTCTTGTATCTCTTTCAAGGACTCTGCTTGTCGTTGCTTTGGTTACATGGTTTCTAAGAAGAAGTATATTTTCACTATTGATGATGATTGCTTT GTTGCTAAGGATCCATCTGGTAAAGCTATCAATGCTCTTGAGCAGCACATCAAGAACATTCTCTCGCCATCAACTCCATTTTTCTTCAACACCCTCTATGATCCTTACAGAGATGGTGCAGATTTTGTTCGTGGATACCCCTTCAGTCTTCGTGAGGGTGTCCCCACTGCTGTTTCTCATGGCCTGTGGCTCAACATCCCTGATTATGATGCTCCTACTCAGCTCGTCAAGCCTCTTGAGAGGAACACAAG GTACGTGGATGCTGTTTTGACCATTCCTAAGGGCACCTTGTTCCCTATGTGTGGTATGAATTTATGTTTTGACCGCGATTTGATTGGCCCTGCCATGTACTTTGGTCTCATGGGTGATGGTCAACCAATTGGTCGCTACGATGATATGTGGGCTGGCTGGTGCACCAAG GTTATCTGTGATCATTTGGGACTAGGAGTGAAGACTGGTTTGCCATATATCTATCACAGCAAGGCTAGCAACCCATTTGTGAACCTAAAGAAGGAGTACAAAGGCATCTTCTGGCAGGAAGAGATCATTCCCTTCTTCCAAGCtgcaactctttcaaaagactgCACCACTGTTCAGAAGTGCTACATTGAGCTGTCCAAGCAGGTTAAAGAAAAGCTTGGAAAGGTTGATCCTTACTTTGATAAGCTTGCTGATGCCATGGTTACTTGGATCGAGGCCTGGGACGAGCTGAACCCCTCAGGAGCTTCTGCTAAAGCTACCAATGGCAAAGCTTAA